The window TAAGTTTATAAGTACCGAGAGAAGCTCCAAGCAGTACAATGACCAACCACGAAAGTTCAAGCACCCTCAACATCGCTTCTTATTTTTTAACTGTAATGCGACCTCTGACATTAAATATTTTATACAGACTGAAATCCTGGTTGGCTTCAAATCCGTCCCCATAGATGATCTCATCTTCCGTTGTAATTTTAACATGCTGATCACTGGTTAATTTTTCATTTCTTTCATTCCAGATCAGCAGTTCTGTATTCAGCATTTCTCCTTTTTTATTCACCACGACTACATCCTTCCTCGCTTCCCATCTTTTTTCATTCTCGTAATGCACCGCGTACTTCGCTTTTAACTCGGATTCCACTTTCATTTCCGGGTCAAAGAATTCAATATGTATCCCCTGAGGCATCTCCGTGATATTCTGTGGAGAAACAATCTTCTTCAATTCGGGCGCCCTGACTCTGACGCGTACCAATCCCGAATCACTATAGAGCGTTTCAAGGCCCTTGATATGCTCTACCGGCTCATTCTTTTGCTCTGTAATACGTTTAATCTCTGTCTGGTCATTTTCACAAGCACTTAAAACACCAGCGAAAGTTAACAAAAAAAGGAAATCCAGACTCCTTCTGTTAAAAAACAATCGACTTGTCCGCATGATCAGATTAATCAAATCTTCTTTTTTGGAACCAATTTTCATTGAAGGTAATACCGATAACGGCACGAACATAGCGTTCCCGGATCAATGTACTCTCCGTAGTTCCTCTTTGCCCTGCTTCAAGAGCAATGTTGATCATCGACTGATATGCCTTTCTCAAAGGCAAGCCAAAGCCGAGGCTAATGCCTTTATCTTCAATAGTATTATTACGTAAATTCAAATACGACTGACTATAAAATAGTCCGGCACGGAATTGCATCCTTTCAATAAATCGTGTCCCTTTCGCATCATTCACATATTGACCACCAATTGAAACCCGCATACTATTATCCAGACTATCTTCTCCTCTGAAAGATTTATACGTACTCCATTCCTGAAACCTGAAATCGGATTGAACGGTCCATTTTTCACCTTTCGCTACTTGTATACCGATACCAAATGACATCGGCAATTCAATTTCACCCTTTTCTTCTGCGATGTACTGAACAGTATCTCGTGAAAAATCTATTCCGATCGCATTGGTTCTGTAATTTTCCCAAAGGAAGGATCTTTTCGCCTTCATCTGTTGAGCAGTAGAAAAAGTAGCACCTATGGCCAATGTATAATTATTTTTCAGATGGGCTTTATAGTGCAATCCAAAATCAAAAAGGAAATCTCCCACAGAGGTATTATCCAGCACTCTGGTTCCAAAGAAATCCGTATCAGTAAATTCGATTATCCTGGATTGTTCGGTTGATCCGAAGAGATAAGAAGCATTAACTCCCACCGAAAATTGCTTTGATAATTTTATGCCTGTCCCCAGAAAATATTTATTTAAACCTCCTGTACCTTCATAAGTAGTGGAGATGGTATTGGAGGAATCGATAAAGGAAGAAGTTTTGATAGAATAGCCAATTCCGCTAAAGGGCAGCATACCGAAAACGAGTCCGATTTTATTCCGCAGTAACGGCATACCGAGAACGAGGTACTCCAGTTTCGCATTGTACTTCTTACTATTGATGGCACCCTGATCTAACCAGAGTCTTTCGCCACTTACACCAAACTCAAACACCATCAAGGAATCATAGGCATAGGAGGCAGGATTCGACACATTAAGCCGGCCGAAATAACTCTCCGCCAATGATGTCCCACCCATTCCACGTTGATGAGCAAAGCCATTAAAAAGCAATTCGCCCGGTCCAAATCTGGAGTAAGGGGAGACGGTACTCGTTTGTCCAAAACTCTGATGGATCAAAAAGACCATTAGAATACTGACTATCAACCTACTTATTTTCATCATGGTGTTGTAACTGAAGAATCGCATTTAAACCCTGCAAGGTGAATACCGGGGCAACAAAGATGCGGGATTTGAGCTGATTTAAAAAGAATTCACTGTCGCCACCGGTTAATATTAGTTCCAAACGAGGATAAAGTTCCCGGTATTGCAGAATGAAGCCCTCGATTTCCGCCACCATTCCATTAACCACGCCCGAAAGAATGGAGGCCGTTGTATTTTTACCTGTGAGAGCGGGTGCGGAAACAGGATCCAACAAGGGCAACCGGGCAGTAAAAGTATTTAATGCCTTGAACCTCATTTTCAAGCCGGGGGAGATGGAACCTCCTGAGTAAATTCCATCATGGCTTACAAAATCAAATTTCAAACAGGTACCCGCATCTATAATAAGAACATCCTGACCCGGAAATAAAACATGCGCTGCACAAGCGTTAGCGAGACGGTCCCGGCCCAGGGTTTGAGGTGTTTCATACCCATTCTTCACAGGGACTTGCATCTTTTCATCCAGATAAAAAACCTCCTCTATACCTTGAATAAGTTTCTCCAGATACGGAGGCAAAGGGGCTACTGCAGAGATCATTACCCTCTTGATTTTTTTCCCGGAGATATCTGATTGCAATTGATTTATTGCTATTTCATTGAGCACACCCACTTTCACGGGATGATCCCCATCAAATACGCCATACTTGATGGAAGAATTACCAATATCGAGCACCAGATTCACGATGCAATATTAGGATTAATTAAATTTTAAAAGCTATTTAATTGATCTGTAATTTCTTTAGCAGAAAGAGAAGACCTTTTGATTCCCGACTTGTTTTTCCTAAAAATGTCTTACTTTTGCGGGCTCCAACACGGTGATGTAGCTCAGTTGGTAGAGCAAAGGACTGAAAATCCTTGTGTCGACGGTTCGATTCCGCCCATCACCACCAAATAAATTTTAAAACCACCAAGATGAAACCCACTCGCTTTCGGAAGGTCCTGCTGATCGACGACAACGAGATCGACAACTTCATCAATGAAAGAATGATTACCTCCAGTCATTTTTCAAAAGAGGTCATTGTTAAAAATTCCGCTGATGCTCCCTTAGGTTTCCTTCGCGGACTGAACCAGCAGGCCGATTACCCTGAGATTATCTTTTTGGATTTGAATATGCCTGTGAAAGATGGGTTTGAATTTTTAACGGATTTCGAATTGTTGTCGGATGAAATAAAAAACACGAGTAAGATCGTTGTTTTATCCTCTTCGATTTCACCTGACGACATCAACCGGGCCTCCACGAATTCGCATGTATTTAAATACGTGAACAAACCGCTCAGTGAAAAATATTTGGATGCCATCATCCTCTAAAAAAGGAAGCCCCGATGCATGCATCGGGGCTTCCTTTTTTAAAAATAATTCTATTTAATCCTTGATCGGATTGCTCATTCTGCGAATAATATTTTCATCCACTTTTACATAAGAGATCACGGGGCAGGAACCACTATTCAATGCTTCAAACTCTGTCCACATCTCTGCAATCTTCTTCACTTTACGACGATAGTCGGCAGGCTTCAAAGCGGTCTTCAACAATTTCATCAGAAAACGGGCAGACTCAAACTCTGCATCCTGTTCTCTGATTTGCCTCTTGAGACTGGAGATAATTTGCATGCAAAGGCTATCATCACCGAGAATGCAATATTGCAAGGCCTGAAAAAGTTTTGAATCGATATCCGTGTAGAGATGTTGCTTCAACGACATCTGATTGCGCAATTCATTAATCTTACGTGCAGCACCCTGAA of the Bacteroidota bacterium genome contains:
- the lptC gene encoding LPS export ABC transporter periplasmic protein LptC codes for the protein MKIGSKKEDLINLIMRTSRLFFNRRSLDFLFLLTFAGVLSACENDQTEIKRITEQKNEPVEHIKGLETLYSDSGLVRVRVRAPELKKIVSPQNITEMPQGIHIEFFDPEMKVESELKAKYAVHYENEKRWEARKDVVVVNKKGEMLNTELLIWNERNEKLTSDQHVKITTEDEIIYGDGFEANQDFSLYKIFNVRGRITVKK
- a CDS encoding type III pantothenate kinase — translated: MNLVLDIGNSSIKYGVFDGDHPVKVGVLNEIAINQLQSDISGKKIKRVMISAVAPLPPYLEKLIQGIEEVFYLDEKMQVPVKNGYETPQTLGRDRLANACAAHVLFPGQDVLIIDAGTCLKFDFVSHDGIYSGGSISPGLKMRFKALNTFTARLPLLDPVSAPALTGKNTTASILSGVVNGMVAEIEGFILQYRELYPRLELILTGGDSEFFLNQLKSRIFVAPVFTLQGLNAILQLQHHDENK
- a CDS encoding response regulator, producing MKPTRFRKVLLIDDNEIDNFINERMITSSHFSKEVIVKNSADAPLGFLRGLNQQADYPEIIFLDLNMPVKDGFEFLTDFELLSDEIKNTSKIVVLSSSISPDDINRASTNSHVFKYVNKPLSEKYLDAIIL